The genomic window cctttccctgagctccatcccaaacccctgaacctttccctgagctccatcccaaaccccctgaacccttccctgagctccatcccaaacccctgaccctttccctgagctccatcccaaaccccctgaacctttccctgagctccatcccaaaccccctgACCCTTTCCCGGGAGCAGCCAGGATCCTTCATCCCTCACCTGTTTCATCATGGAATGCAGAGCCACGGAAGGGAAGTTGAATTTCCTCAGCATCATGTTCAGCACCTGGCAGTCCCTGGAAAAGGGGTGGgtgtaagaaaaacaaacccaagaaaatcCTCAGGATGCACCGAGGGGCCGGatcaggacagagctgggacagggagggattgtcccactgtcccagggtgttcCAGCACGGCCTGGGACAACTCCAGGGGTGGAAAacttgggaaaggcagggacTGACCCACTTTTCCAAAATGGCCTGGGACAATTCCAGGGGTGGGAAAACTGGGACAGGGCTGAGTGCCAGGGAAGAGCGAAGGAAAAGCCGTCTCACTTGCAGGTTTTGGTGAAGATGATGATGGCCCAGTCCTGGTGCAGGTCCTGGAAGCTCTGCACCAGGTGCACCAGGTAGGCGTCCTTGAGCGCCTCGGGCACCAGCAGGTAccgctgctccagctcctccaccgTCCTCACCCTGcggaaaaacagggaaaaaccaggaaaagccCGGGATTGGCgaggctggaaaatcccccGGCGCCGTGGCAGGGAAGAGAATGATAAAATTGTAAAAGAGTTGTAAGAGAAAGGCCTCATCAGGCCTGCTCTGCTGAAGTGCCAAAGCCAGCCTGGCACTTCTGAGGGATTTCCAAATTCCCAAGCAGAAATAATCTGTGTGTAAAAACTCTTTAGCACAACAGCCTGGGTTGTTAACGGCCAACAACTGTTCCTGGGTtggaaaacaaatgcacctgGAATAAGAAGGGATTTGTCCCACAggaatcagtaaagaaaataccTGAACAACCCAAGAACAGAGAGATCTGATGAATTCCCAGCCTCCTCAGGAATTCTCtatcccctctcccagctccccagcccctccacaTCCTTGTCCCAACAGGCCTGGAAGCGCCTCAGCAGCgccagcacagaaaaaaagcagttaaaaaaaagataaaaaacccagggaaaacCCGGAGCTGGGGGCACTCACTGGGCCTCAGCCTCCCAGAAGAAGGGGCTGTTGGCAGCCAGGGCCCGCAGCTGGCTCAGCGTGGCCGTGAGGGTGGCACTGAAGAGCAGCGTCTGGCGGCGCGCGGGCAGCGCCTCCAGGATCAGCTCCAGGTCCGCGCTGAAATCCGcgcagccctgctccagcaggcgGTCAGCCTCGTCCAGCACCTGGGAAACGGAACGGAGCGGAACTGAATGGAAAAGAATGGAACTGAACGGCTCCCTGAGCTGGGCTCCCCTTCCCCGGGCTGtgctcccttccctgggctgtgtgctccccttccctgggctgtgctccccttccctgggccgtgtgctcccttcccctgggctctgctcccccttccctgggctgtgctcccttcccctgggctctgctcccccttTCCCGGGCCGTGTGCtccccttcccattcccagctgcaTTCCCGGGAATGCGCCCCGGGTTGCAATGCTGGATGTCACCAGCGGTGTGTGTTCTACTCCCAGCTGTTAACTCCGCCTGGGGAGGGGTTTCCTTTATCCCTTCCATGACCCCTCCCTCATAACTCTGGGGGATATCTGCTGTCAAACCAGCTGGGTCAGTGCTCTTTGTCCCTTCCAGGACCTATCCCTCATAATTCCAGGGGAATATCATCTCCTGTTAAACCAGCTGGGTCACTGTTCTTCGTCCCTTCCAGGAcccttcctccctgcaggggatatCTGACACCAGGGAAGGAGGGgttcccagggaattcccttccccagggaatTCGGCTTTACCAGGAATTTGATTTTCCTGAGGCTGAAGGTGCTGGAGCTGCGCAGGTGGTCGGCGAGGCGGCCGGGGGTGGCGATCACCACGTGGGGCTTGCGGGCCAGCTCCAGGGCCTGGGCCACCATGTCtgcagggaatggcagggaaaagCTCGGGAACGGGGCAGGGAAAAGCTCGGGAACGGGGCAGGGAAAAGCCGGGGAACggggcagggaaaagctgggGAACGGGGCAGGGAAAAGCCGGGGAACGGGGCAGGGAAAAGccggggaatggggcagggaaaagccGGGGAACGGGGCAGGGAAAAGCTCGGGAACGGGGCAGGGAAAAGCTCGGGAACGGGGCAGGGAAAAGCCGGGGAACGGGGCAGGGAAAAGCTCGGGAACGGGGCAGGGAAAAGCTCGGGAACGGGGCAGGGAAAAGCTCGGGAACGGGGCAGGGAAAAGCTCGGGAACGGGGCAGGGAAAAGCTCGGGAACGGGGCAGGGAAAAGCCGGGGAACGGGGCAGCTCAGGACTCACCCAGGCCGCCCACCACCACACGATCCTTCAGGCCCAGGGGTTTTCCCAGCACTCGGAACTGCTCGGCGATCTGGTACGCCAGCTCCCTGCGGGGAGGGACCGGGAGAGGCGGCTCAGCCCTGCCCGGAGCCTCCCGGGGCCCTCCCGGAGCCTCCGCGGGGGTTCGGTACCTGGTGGGGGTCAGCACGAGGCAGAAGATGCCGTAGGGATCCTCGGAGAGCACCTGCAGCACGGGCAGCACGAAGGCCGCCGTCTTCCCGCTGCCCGTcttggcacagcccaggcagtcCCGGCCTgcgagggcagcggggccgccTCAGCGCCGGGAAACGGGAAAAGGGAACGGGAAAAGGGGGAACATGGGGCACCGGGGGAgagcggccgggccgggagcgggagggaggaaaggggaacgggaaggggaaaaggggcaCGGGAGAAGAGCGGCTGGGCCCGAGGAAGGGATGCGGACCACGAGGGGTCGTTCCCGGGGATGGGACGGGGACCGTGAGTGGAATTCCCGGGGATGGAACGGGGACCGTGAGTGGAATTCCCGGGGATGGGACGGGGCCCGTGAGTGGAATTCCCGGGGATGGAACGGGGACCGTGAGTGGAATTCCCGGGGACGGGACCGGCCGCACAAGCGCCCCTTCCCGGGCGCGGCGATGGCCCGCGGCGCTCACCCTGCAGCACGGGCGGGATGCAGGCGGCCTGCACGGGCGTGGGCCGCAGCAGCCCCACCTGCCTCGCCTGCTCCGCCAGCCACGGCGCCAGCCCCAGCGCCCGGAACTCCGCCATGCCGGCTCCGCCGCGCCGCGCGCACGATGGCGTCACGGCGGCGAGCGCCGCTGATTGGCCGGCTCGCCCGGTACGGCGTGTCGCTTCGTGACGTTTCAGTTCCTCGCCTTGCTATTGGCGGTTTCCATGGAGacggcggctcccggcggccCCCAGGGCGCGGGCGCTTCCGGGGACGTGTCTGAGGGCGAtggcggccggggcgggcgcggcggcgccgggggaGGCGGACGAGCTCTTCGATCTCCGCAACAACTTCTACATCGGCGCCTACCAGGCCGCCATCAACGAGGCACAGCGGGCCAAGGTCGGGCCAGGGCtgggcggcgctgcccggggcccAGCGCGGCTCTGCTCGGGCTCCCTGAGGGAGCGGCTCAGCGGCGCGGCCCGGGCGGGATTGGGGGCCCCGGGAGGGCCCGTGTGGGGCCGGTTCGGATTTGTGTGGGGCGGATTTTGGGTTGTGTGGGGCCGGTTCGGGTTTCTGTGGGGCCGGTTCGGGTATTTTTGGgctgggtttgtgtttgtgtggggccgggttggggtttgttttgggctggggtttgttttgggttggggtttgttGGGCTCCTGCGGGGTTTCGGGTGCCCACAGCCCTGAGCGGTTTCTGTCTGTGCCGTCCTGCAGCCGTCCAGCCcgcagaaggagctggagcgAGACGTGTTCCTGTTCCGAGCCTACATCGCCCAGGTGAGGCCCGGGCTGGGGGCTTCGGGGCATTAATTACACCCTTCCATTGATTAATCCACCCTTCCATTGATTAATTCTATTGTTTAATTCCATTTTTGCATTCCGTTATTTTATTCTAtggtttaatattttcattttttcattccaTTATTTAATGATTTCATTCTTTACTTCTatgatttaatttcattattttattccacttttattttattttattttacttttttagttcattttaatttttattttattttattttattttactgtattgtattttattttatttcctccttttttaaaCCCACTtccattcccaaatcccacctaaccctgccctgTGAGGAGCCGTTCCcttgccctgtccctgcagatcCCTCACAGTTCTGCTCAAACTCCagcctcccttttttccctgtttttcctgttttcctgcctttcccagaggAAGTTTGGAGTGGTCCTGGATGAGATCAAGGCCAACGCCAGCCCCGAGCTGCAGGCAGTGAGGATGTTCGCAGAATTCCTGGCCAAGGAGAGCCAGAGGTGAGGGATGACCCAAGCCTGGTCTGGGGTCACAGTGGATCTGGGGAAGGCGGAATTCCTGAAATTCCAGGAGTTTTGAGGGTGGAGGGGATTTTAAAGATTatccagggacaccttgcaGTGTTCCAGgatgctccagcctggccttggacgcttccagggatgga from Hirundo rustica isolate bHirRus1 unplaced genomic scaffold, bHirRus1.pri.v3 scaffold_620_arrow_ctg1, whole genome shotgun sequence includes these protein-coding regions:
- the LOC120748173 gene encoding probable ATP-dependent RNA helicase DDX49 encodes the protein MAEFRALGLAPWLAEQARQVGLLRPTPVQAACIPPVLQGRDCLGCAKTGSGKTAAFVLPVLQVLSEDPYGIFCLVLTPTRELAYQIAEQFRVLGKPLGLKDRVVVGGLDMVAQALELARKPHVVIATPGRLADHLRSSSTFSLRKIKFLVLDEADRLLEQGCADFSADLELILEALPARRQTLLFSATLTATLSQLRALAANSPFFWEAEAQVRTVEELEQRYLLVPEALKDAYLVHLVQSFQDLHQDWAIIIFTKTCKDCQVLNMMLRKFNFPSVALHSMMKQKQRFAALAKFKSSIFKILIATDVAA